In the genome of Neisseria animaloris, one region contains:
- a CDS encoding D-2-hydroxyacid dehydrogenase gives MKTLKVVVLDRGTLPERPFTFHFEHQTVEYEKTASEETAERIHNADIVITNKVKISAEHIAANPQLKLIAVTATGVNNVDIAAAKKAGTAVCNIRAYGNESVAEHAFMLMIALMRNLPAYQRDMAAGIWEKSPFFCHFSAPIRDLNGKTLAIFGRGNIGETLAGYARAFNMNVIFGEHKNAETVREGYVSFDEAIRSADAVSLNCPLTEETADMIGVEELQQMKPGAVLINCARGGLVDEQALVAALKYGRLGGAGFDVLTEEPPRNGNPLLKARLPNLIVTPHIAWGSTEAHNRLFDILLDNINGFVLGNPQNII, from the coding sequence ATGAAGACACTCAAAGTAGTTGTTCTCGACCGCGGTACCCTTCCCGAAAGGCCGTTCACTTTCCATTTCGAACATCAAACCGTCGAATACGAAAAAACGGCTTCCGAAGAAACAGCCGAACGCATTCACAATGCGGATATCGTCATCACCAATAAAGTGAAGATTTCCGCCGAACACATCGCCGCCAACCCGCAACTCAAACTCATCGCCGTTACCGCCACAGGGGTAAACAATGTGGATATTGCCGCCGCTAAAAAAGCCGGAACTGCAGTGTGCAATATCCGTGCATACGGCAATGAATCGGTGGCGGAACACGCTTTTATGCTGATGATTGCATTAATGCGCAACCTGCCCGCCTACCAACGCGACATGGCCGCCGGCATATGGGAAAAATCACCGTTTTTCTGTCATTTCAGTGCACCGATACGTGATTTGAACGGCAAAACCCTGGCTATTTTCGGCCGCGGCAATATCGGCGAAACTCTGGCGGGTTATGCACGCGCATTCAATATGAATGTAATTTTCGGCGAGCACAAAAACGCCGAAACCGTGCGTGAAGGTTATGTTTCTTTCGACGAGGCCATCCGCAGCGCAGACGCGGTTTCGCTGAATTGCCCGCTCACCGAAGAAACCGCCGATATGATCGGTGTAGAAGAATTGCAGCAAATGAAACCCGGGGCGGTATTGATAAACTGTGCCCGCGGCGGTTTGGTAGACGAGCAGGCACTTGTTGCCGCGTTGAAATACGGTCGTCTCGGCGGTGCGGGTTTTGACGTGCTTACCGAAGAACCTCCGCGCAACGGCAACCCGCTGTTGAAAGCACGTCTGCCCAATCTGATTGTTACCCCGCATATAGCATGGGGCAGCACCGAAGCCCATAACCGTTTGTTCGATATTTTGCTGGATAACATTAACGGGTTTGTTTTGGGGAACCCGCAAAACATCATATAA
- a CDS encoding DUF2061 domain-containing protein, translated as MLKTITFAILHFSVAFGVAYVLTGSIGISGAVALIEPIVNTVVFYFHEKAWNRIERKRNVEAEQARFPLHQCVGN; from the coding sequence ATGTTGAAAACCATTACTTTTGCCATTTTACATTTCAGCGTCGCTTTCGGTGTCGCTTACGTTTTAACCGGAAGCATCGGTATTTCCGGTGCGGTGGCGTTAATCGAGCCGATTGTAAACACCGTTGTTTTCTATTTCCACGAAAAAGCATGGAACCGCATCGAACGTAAAAGAAACGTTGAAGCCGAGCAAGCCCGCTTTCCGCTGCATCAATGCGTAGGCAACTGA
- a CDS encoding FKBP-type peptidyl-prolyl cis-trans isomerase produces the protein MSLIIEDIETGHGKEAVKGKEITVHYTGWLEDGTKFDSSLDRRQPLTITLGVGQVIQGWDEGFGGMKEGGKRKLTIPPEMGYGAHGAGGVIPPNATLIFEVELLKVYE, from the coding sequence ATGAGCCTGATTATTGAAGACATCGAAACCGGCCACGGTAAAGAAGCGGTAAAAGGCAAAGAAATCACGGTACATTACACCGGTTGGCTTGAAGACGGCACTAAGTTCGATTCCAGCCTCGACCGCCGCCAGCCGCTGACCATCACTTTGGGCGTAGGCCAAGTGATTCAAGGTTGGGACGAAGGTTTCGGCGGCATGAAAGAAGGCGGCAAACGCAAACTTACCATTCCGCCAGAAATGGGTTACGGCGCACATGGCGCGGGCGGTGTGATTCCGCCTAATGCCACATTGATTTTTGAAGTGGAATTATTAAAAGTTTACGAATAA
- the mnmE gene encoding tRNA uridine-5-carboxymethylaminomethyl(34) synthesis GTPase MnmE encodes MSAPTPTIAAIATAPGRGGVGVVRISGKNLLPLAQQISGGKTPKPRVALYTDFLDSDGQAIDNGLLFYFAAPASFTGEDVIELQGHGGPVVMDMLLQRCLQLGARMAEPGEFTKRAFLNNKLDLAQAESVADLIDASSRSAARMAVRSLKGAFSQHIHALVDELITLRMLVEATLDFPEEDIDFLEAADARGKLAELQGRLKTVLASAEQGAILREGMNVVLVGAPNVGKSSLLNALAGDDIAIVTDIAGTTRDTVREQIALDGVPVHIIDTAGLRETDDVVEKIGIERSHKAVKEADVALILIDPREGINAKTQAILDGLPDNLKKIEIHNKTDLTGETVEMISDGLNTASGADTLIRLSAKTGEGLNLLKQALLKEIGWQGESESLFLARSRHLTALSAAETELENAALCGNNQIELLAEHLRLAQTACSEITGEFTADDLLGVIFSRFCIGK; translated from the coding sequence ATGTCCGCACCCACTCCCACCATTGCAGCCATCGCCACCGCCCCCGGACGCGGCGGCGTAGGCGTTGTGCGTATTTCCGGCAAAAACCTGCTGCCGTTGGCGCAGCAGATCAGCGGCGGCAAAACCCCCAAGCCGCGCGTTGCCCTTTACACCGACTTTTTGGATTCAGACGGCCAAGCCATCGACAACGGCCTGCTGTTCTATTTTGCCGCGCCTGCCAGCTTCACCGGCGAAGACGTGATCGAACTGCAAGGACACGGCGGGCCGGTGGTGATGGATATGCTGCTGCAACGTTGCCTGCAACTGGGTGCGCGCATGGCCGAGCCGGGTGAGTTTACCAAACGCGCTTTTCTCAACAACAAACTCGATTTGGCGCAGGCCGAAAGCGTGGCCGACTTAATCGACGCCTCCAGCCGTTCCGCCGCCCGCATGGCCGTGCGTTCGCTCAAAGGCGCGTTTTCGCAGCACATTCACGCGCTGGTGGACGAACTGATTACTCTGCGGATGCTGGTGGAAGCCACGCTCGATTTTCCCGAAGAAGACATCGATTTTCTCGAAGCCGCCGATGCACGCGGCAAACTGGCGGAGCTGCAAGGCCGTCTCAAAACCGTGTTGGCCAGCGCCGAACAAGGTGCGATTTTGCGCGAAGGCATGAACGTGGTGCTGGTGGGTGCGCCTAATGTGGGCAAATCCAGCCTGCTCAACGCGTTGGCGGGCGACGACATCGCCATCGTTACCGACATCGCCGGCACCACCCGCGACACGGTGCGCGAACAAATCGCCTTAGACGGCGTGCCCGTTCACATCATCGACACCGCCGGCCTGCGCGAAACCGACGACGTGGTGGAAAAAATCGGCATCGAGCGCAGCCATAAAGCCGTAAAAGAAGCCGATGTGGCGCTGATACTGATCGACCCGCGCGAAGGCATCAACGCCAAAACCCAAGCCATTCTCGACGGCCTGCCCGACAATCTGAAAAAAATCGAAATCCACAATAAAACCGACCTCACCGGCGAAACCGTGGAAATGATTTCAGACGGCCTGAACACCGCCAGCGGTGCCGATACCTTAATCAGATTGTCTGCCAAAACCGGCGAAGGTTTAAACTTGTTGAAACAGGCATTATTGAAAGAAATCGGCTGGCAGGGCGAAAGCGAAAGCCTTTTTCTCGCCCGCAGTCGCCACCTTACCGCGCTCTCCGCCGCCGAAACTGAACTCGAAAACGCCGCCCTGTGCGGCAACAACCAAATCGAGCTGCTGGCCGAACACCTGCGGCTGGCCCAAACGGCATGCAGCGAAATCACCGGCGAATTTACGGCAGACGATTTACTGGGCGTGATTTTTTCGAGATTCTGTATCGGCAAGTAA
- a CDS encoding dienelactone hydrolase family protein, translated as MSFTTRTVNYTTADGLNLQGYLCLPEQAVNDLSGVLVAPEWWGMSDHAKQAAEKLASEGYAAMVMDLYGEGRLTDEAAQANEWMTGVLSDPAILAERTKLAFHTLAAQPEVNPHSIGAIGFCFGGKVVLDMARRGEDLKAVTSFHGILAPVVPALEGIVKGEILVEHAGKDVMVSMDDVAAFEQEMKAAKVHYHVDVFPDAKHGFTNPQATRNGEKNGVDLAYDETAAAAAWQNMLNLLERVL; from the coding sequence ATGTCTTTTACTACCCGTACCGTAAATTACACCACTGCCGACGGATTGAATCTGCAAGGCTATTTGTGCCTGCCCGAACAGGCCGTTAACGACCTTTCCGGCGTGTTGGTCGCTCCCGAATGGTGGGGCATGAGCGATCACGCCAAACAAGCCGCCGAAAAGCTCGCTTCGGAAGGCTATGCCGCAATGGTGATGGATTTATACGGAGAAGGCCGGCTTACCGACGAAGCTGCCCAAGCCAACGAATGGATGACCGGTGTATTGTCCGACCCGGCTATTTTGGCCGAGCGCACCAAACTGGCTTTCCATACTCTGGCAGCGCAGCCTGAAGTGAACCCGCACAGTATCGGAGCAATCGGTTTCTGTTTCGGCGGCAAAGTGGTGCTCGATATGGCGCGCCGCGGCGAAGATTTGAAAGCCGTTACCAGCTTCCACGGCATTCTCGCGCCGGTTGTTCCTGCTCTGGAAGGTATTGTTAAGGGTGAGATTCTGGTTGAGCATGCGGGCAAAGACGTGATGGTTTCGATGGATGACGTGGCCGCATTCGAGCAGGAAATGAAAGCCGCCAAAGTGCATTATCATGTGGATGTTTTCCCTGATGCCAAACACGGTTTTACCAACCCGCAGGCTACCCGCAACGGAGAGAAAAACGGTGTGGATTTGGCTTATGATGAAACTGCGGCGGCAGCGGCATGGCAGAATATGTTGAATTTGTTGGAACGGGTGCTGTAA
- the gltX gene encoding glutamate--tRNA ligase, with translation MTVRTRFAPSPTGYLHIGGVRTALFSWAFARKHKGEFLLRIEDTDLERSTAESVNIILDGMNWVGLNYDNADNVVYQTRRFDRYKEVIAELLEKGHAYHCYCSKEELEAMREKAEKEGTATYDRRWRPEAGKTLPPVPEGVEPVVRFKTPIDSTTTWNDLVKGQISIPNEALDDLIIARADGTPTYNFCVVVDDCDMGVTHVIRGDDHVNNTPKQINILKAMGATLPEYAHLPMILNEQGKKISKRSGDTVAITDFGAMGILPEAMLNYLARLGWAHGDDEFFTMKQFVEWFDLKDVSPSPSRMDLKKLYWINGEHIKITSNEELAELVKPRLAVRGVDVTDKPALEDVLALVKDRAQDLNTLADECIYFYRKGTPAEADVQKHWDEEAPARMLRFADKLEGLSDWNAESIHDLFKPFCEAEGIKMGKLGMPLRLAVCGTAKTPSVDAVLALIGKEEVLMRIRS, from the coding sequence ATGACTGTCCGTACCCGTTTTGCCCCCAGCCCCACCGGTTATCTGCACATCGGCGGTGTGCGTACTGCCCTGTTTTCATGGGCGTTTGCCAGAAAGCACAAAGGCGAATTTTTGTTGCGTATCGAAGATACTGATTTGGAGCGTTCTACCGCCGAATCGGTCAACATTATTCTCGACGGTATGAATTGGGTAGGGCTCAACTACGACAATGCCGACAACGTGGTTTATCAAACCCGCCGTTTCGACCGCTATAAAGAAGTGATTGCCGAACTGCTCGAAAAAGGCCATGCCTACCATTGCTATTGCAGCAAAGAAGAGCTGGAAGCCATGCGCGAGAAAGCCGAAAAAGAAGGCACGGCCACTTACGACCGCCGCTGGCGGCCCGAAGCCGGCAAAACCCTGCCGCCCGTACCCGAAGGCGTGGAGCCGGTGGTGCGTTTCAAAACCCCGATTGACAGCACGACCACATGGAACGATTTGGTTAAAGGTCAAATCAGCATTCCCAACGAAGCCTTGGACGACCTGATTATCGCCCGCGCCGACGGCACGCCCACCTATAACTTCTGCGTGGTGGTGGACGATTGCGATATGGGCGTTACCCATGTTATCCGTGGCGATGACCATGTGAATAACACCCCCAAGCAAATCAACATCTTAAAAGCAATGGGTGCCACCCTGCCCGAATACGCGCATCTGCCGATGATTTTGAACGAGCAAGGTAAGAAAATCTCCAAACGCAGTGGCGACACCGTGGCGATTACCGATTTCGGCGCGATGGGTATCCTGCCCGAAGCCATGCTGAACTATCTCGCCCGTTTGGGTTGGGCGCATGGCGACGACGAATTCTTTACCATGAAGCAGTTTGTAGAATGGTTTGATTTAAAAGACGTTTCCCCTTCGCCCAGCCGCATGGATTTGAAAAAGCTCTACTGGATCAACGGCGAGCACATCAAAATCACGTCCAATGAAGAATTGGCAGAATTAGTTAAACCCCGCTTGGCCGTGCGCGGTGTCGACGTTACCGACAAACCCGCTTTGGAAGACGTGTTGGCTTTGGTTAAAGACCGCGCCCAAGATTTGAACACGCTGGCCGACGAATGTATTTATTTCTACCGAAAAGGCACGCCGGCCGAAGCCGACGTACAAAAACATTGGGACGAAGAGGCTCCCGCGCGCATGCTGCGCTTTGCCGACAAACTTGAAGGACTGAGCGATTGGAATGCCGAATCCATCCACGATTTGTTCAAACCTTTCTGCGAAGCCGAAGGCATAAAAATGGGCAAACTCGGCATGCCGCTGCGTTTGGCCGTGTGCGGAACAGCCAAAACCCCGAGCGTGGACGCAGTACTGGCATTAATCGGCAAAGAAGAAGTGTTGATGCGGATTCGCAGCTAA
- the mutS gene encoding DNA mismatch repair protein MutS has product MTKPAVSPMMQQYLDIKAHHTDKLVFYRMGDFYELFLDDAVEAAKLLNITLTTRGQMNGEPIKMAGVPFHAAEQYLARLVKMGKSVAICEQTGEVGAGKGPVERKVVRIVTPGTLTDSAFLEDKETNRIVAVCADKKHIGLAWASLQSGEFKVKLTTADKLPDELARLQAAEILLPDGKNAPPLQAANITRLNHWQFAADTAAKLLTDYFGCQDLLGFGLNLDDHAAAIGAAGALLNYIRLTQNHLPQHLDGLSLETENQYIGMDAATRRNLEITQTLTGKKSPTLFSVLDDCATHMGSRLLALWLHHPLRNRAHIQARQQAVLELQNHYADLQGRLKNIADIERIAARIAVGNARPRDLAALRDSLFVLAETELPAGGSGLLQTLQNVFPETLPIAEKLQAAILPEPSVWLRDGGVINEGFHAGLDELRHIQNHGDEFLLALEARERERTGLSTLKVEFNRVHGFYIELSKVQAEQAPADYQRRQTLKNAERFITPELKTFEDKVLTAQEQALALEKQLYETLLKELQTALPQLQKAAKAAASLDVLSTFAKHSEERGYVCPEFADYPLIEIDNGRHPVVEQQVRHFTANHTALDHKHRLMLLTGPNMGGKSTYMRQVALIVLLAHTGAFVPADAAKIGPIDQIFTRIGASDDLAGNRSTFMVEMSETAYILHHATEQSLVLMDEVGRGTSTFDGLALAQAIAEHLIQKNKSFSLFATHYFELTRLPEAHATAVNMHLSALEEGQDIVFLHHIEPGPASKSYGIAVAKLAGLPARALKSAHKHLNELEAQAAANRPQMDIFNMMPSERQDAAWEENETEPESAPNPALEALKTVNPDELSPREALEWVYKLKGLSEES; this is encoded by the coding sequence ATGACCAAACCTGCCGTTTCCCCGATGATGCAGCAATATCTCGACATTAAAGCGCATCACACCGACAAGCTGGTGTTTTACCGCATGGGCGATTTTTACGAGCTGTTTCTCGACGACGCAGTAGAGGCGGCCAAGCTGCTGAATATTACGCTCACCACGCGCGGGCAGATGAACGGCGAGCCAATCAAGATGGCGGGCGTGCCGTTTCATGCCGCCGAACAGTATCTGGCGCGGCTGGTGAAAATGGGCAAAAGCGTGGCGATTTGCGAGCAGACCGGCGAAGTGGGTGCAGGCAAGGGGCCGGTGGAGCGCAAAGTGGTGCGCATCGTTACCCCCGGCACGCTTACCGACAGCGCGTTTCTCGAAGACAAAGAAACCAACCGCATCGTGGCCGTGTGTGCCGACAAAAAACACATCGGCTTGGCATGGGCATCGCTGCAAAGCGGCGAATTTAAAGTGAAACTTACCACCGCCGACAAACTGCCCGACGAGCTTGCCCGCTTGCAGGCTGCCGAAATTCTGCTGCCCGACGGCAAAAACGCACCGCCGCTTCAGGCGGCCAATATCACGCGGCTGAACCATTGGCAGTTTGCCGCCGATACCGCCGCCAAGCTGCTCACCGATTATTTCGGCTGTCAAGATTTGCTCGGTTTCGGCTTGAATTTGGACGACCATGCCGCCGCCATCGGTGCCGCCGGCGCACTGCTCAACTATATCCGCCTCACCCAAAACCACCTGCCGCAGCATCTAGACGGCCTCTCGCTCGAAACCGAAAACCAATATATCGGCATGGATGCCGCCACCCGCCGCAATCTGGAAATCACCCAAACGCTTACCGGCAAAAAATCGCCGACGCTGTTTTCCGTGCTCGACGACTGCGCCACCCATATGGGCAGCCGCCTGCTGGCTTTGTGGCTGCACCATCCGCTGCGCAATCGCGCCCATATTCAGGCTCGGCAACAAGCGGTGTTGGAACTGCAAAACCATTATGCAGACCTGCAAGGCCGTCTGAAAAACATTGCCGACATCGAACGCATCGCCGCCCGCATCGCCGTGGGCAACGCCCGCCCGCGCGATTTGGCCGCATTGCGCGACAGCCTGTTTGTTTTGGCCGAAACCGAACTGCCCGCCGGCGGCAGCGGTTTGCTGCAAACCCTGCAAAACGTGTTCCCCGAAACCCTGCCGATTGCCGAAAAACTGCAAGCTGCGATTCTGCCCGAACCCTCGGTTTGGCTGCGCGACGGCGGCGTGATCAACGAAGGTTTCCACGCCGGATTGGACGAACTGCGCCACATCCAAAACCACGGCGACGAATTTTTGCTCGCCCTCGAAGCCCGCGAACGCGAGCGCACCGGCTTATCTACCTTGAAAGTAGAGTTCAACCGCGTGCACGGTTTTTATATCGAACTTTCCAAAGTACAGGCCGAACAAGCACCGGCCGATTACCAACGCCGCCAAACGCTGAAAAACGCCGAGCGTTTTATCACGCCCGAACTCAAAACTTTTGAAGACAAAGTATTAACCGCGCAAGAGCAGGCGTTGGCATTGGAAAAACAACTCTACGAAACCCTGCTGAAAGAACTTCAGACGGCCTTACCGCAGCTTCAAAAAGCCGCCAAAGCCGCCGCCTCGCTGGACGTATTGTCCACCTTCGCCAAACACAGCGAAGAGCGCGGTTACGTTTGCCCCGAGTTTGCTGATTACCCCTTAATCGAAATCGACAACGGCCGCCATCCCGTCGTCGAGCAACAAGTGCGCCACTTTACCGCCAACCACACCGCCCTCGACCACAAACACCGCCTGATGCTGCTTACCGGCCCCAATATGGGCGGTAAATCCACCTACATGCGCCAAGTGGCCTTGATTGTGCTGCTGGCGCACACCGGCGCGTTCGTGCCTGCCGACGCAGCCAAAATCGGCCCTATCGACCAGATTTTCACCCGCATCGGCGCGTCCGACGATTTGGCCGGCAACCGCTCGACCTTCATGGTGGAAATGAGCGAAACCGCCTACATTCTGCACCACGCCACCGAACAATCGCTGGTGTTGATGGACGAAGTCGGCCGCGGCACTTCCACCTTCGACGGCCTCGCCCTCGCGCAAGCCATCGCCGAGCATCTGATTCAGAAAAACAAATCGTTCAGCCTGTTTGCCACCCATTATTTCGAGCTGACCCGCCTGCCAGAAGCCCATGCCACCGCCGTCAATATGCATTTGTCGGCATTGGAAGAAGGGCAGGACATCGTGTTCTTGCACCACATCGAACCCGGCCCCGCCAGCAAAAGCTACGGTATCGCCGTCGCCAAACTCGCCGGCCTGCCCGCCCGCGCGTTGAAGTCCGCCCACAAGCATTTGAACGAACTCGAAGCCCAAGCCGCCGCCAACCGCCCGCAAATGGATATTTTTAATATGATGCCGTCTGAAAGACAAGATGCGGCATGGGAGGAAAACGAAACCGAACCGGAATCCGCGCCTAATCCTGCATTAGAAGCACTCAAAACCGTCAACCCCGACGAACTCTCGCCGCGCGAGGCTTTGGAATGGGTGTATAAATTGAAGGGGTTATCAGAAGAATCTTAG
- the argE gene encoding acetylornithine deacetylase encodes MNTLNWLTRLISHDTTSRHSNLSLIHEVAGFLEGQGLQPWLAHNADRSKANLFVTIPASDGCTDGGLIFSGHTDVVPVDGQQWHSNPFQAEVREGKLYGRGAADMKGFIASVLAAVPQMKAARLNRPLHIALSYDEEVGCLGAPVMIEELQRRGLTPEHCIVGEPTSMKMVVAHKGHHYFSCRVHGKAVHSSLTPQGVNSIEYAARLIVFINDLAGRLKEDYEQDEAFDVPFSTLGVNTIHGGTAVNIVPQLCEFSFDYRNLPHMDAAAVIEPIEAYIRNVLEPQMQTVDPACHIELRHHGAVPAMPEGDARALYELVSALVDEKTRQKVAYATEGGQFKQAGIHTVICGPGNIEQAHRPNEFIELDQLARCDAFLSKMIAAQSR; translated from the coding sequence ATGAATACACTAAACTGGCTTACCCGTTTAATCTCCCACGACACCACCAGCCGCCATTCCAACCTTTCGTTGATTCACGAAGTGGCCGGTTTCCTTGAAGGGCAAGGTCTACAACCTTGGTTGGCCCATAACGCCGACCGCAGCAAAGCCAATTTATTCGTTACCATACCCGCTTCAGACGGCTGCACCGATGGCGGTTTGATTTTTTCGGGTCACACCGACGTTGTGCCGGTAGACGGCCAGCAATGGCATTCCAACCCTTTTCAGGCGGAAGTGCGCGAGGGCAAACTGTATGGGCGCGGTGCGGCCGACATGAAAGGTTTTATCGCTTCGGTGCTGGCCGCAGTGCCGCAAATGAAAGCCGCCCGCTTGAACCGCCCTCTGCATATCGCTTTATCGTATGACGAAGAGGTCGGCTGCCTCGGTGCGCCGGTGATGATTGAAGAATTGCAACGGCGGGGGCTGACACCGGAGCACTGCATTGTCGGCGAACCGACTTCGATGAAAATGGTGGTGGCACACAAAGGGCACCATTACTTCAGTTGCCGCGTACACGGCAAAGCCGTGCATTCTTCGTTGACTCCGCAAGGCGTGAATTCGATTGAGTATGCGGCCCGCCTGATTGTGTTTATCAACGATCTGGCAGGCCGTCTGAAAGAAGACTACGAGCAAGACGAGGCTTTCGACGTGCCGTTTTCCACATTGGGCGTGAACACCATACACGGCGGCACCGCGGTTAATATCGTGCCGCAGTTATGCGAATTTTCTTTCGACTACCGCAACCTGCCGCACATGGATGCCGCCGCCGTTATCGAACCGATCGAAGCCTATATCCGCAACGTACTGGAGCCGCAAATGCAAACCGTAGACCCTGCCTGCCATATCGAGCTGCGGCATCACGGCGCGGTACCGGCCATGCCGGAAGGTGATGCGCGGGCACTGTATGAATTGGTATCCGCTCTGGTGGACGAAAAAACCCGGCAGAAAGTGGCCTATGCCACGGAAGGCGGCCAATTCAAACAAGCCGGTATCCATACGGTCATCTGCGGGCCGGGCAATATCGAGCAGGCACACCGTCCGAACGAATTTATCGAGTTGGACCAATTGGCCCGCTGCGATGCATTCCTGAGCAAAATGATTGCCGCCCAAAGCCGTTAA
- a CDS encoding PilT/PilU family type 4a pilus ATPase, with protein MSDSNQLHNLLTEMVQAYSQKNQPPHIPTPAEIGVHLHPILDRMCADAEQRKASDIFISAGFPPAMKVNGVLTPMPHKALSGADTAAIVQSTMNESQLEAFNRDLELNYSVQSRSNTRYRVNAYHEQGRVGLVMRRINQNIPSIEELALPSKLKDLALTPRGLLILAGPTGSGKSTSMAAMVDYRNQKIPGHIVTIEDPIEYLYKPRRCIITQREVGIDTPDWKIAVQSAMRQAPDVVCIGEVRSEHSMEYALQLAQTGHLCVFTIHANNASQAIERIINFYPEERQHQVLMDLALNLIGIIGQRLIIKKGRSQRTAIIDLLLNTPAMQDTIFKGELMEIKDLMVRSTVEGMQTFDQNLFDLYLKGQVEYDEALRQADSPNDLRLRIQLHEEGDSPEKLYDRISDLNLM; from the coding sequence ATGAGCGATTCAAACCAACTGCATAATCTGTTGACGGAAATGGTTCAGGCATATTCGCAAAAAAACCAACCGCCGCATATTCCCACGCCCGCCGAAATCGGTGTCCATCTGCATCCCATCCTCGACCGCATGTGTGCTGATGCCGAACAACGCAAAGCATCCGACATCTTCATCAGTGCCGGTTTCCCGCCTGCCATGAAGGTAAACGGCGTATTGACCCCGATGCCGCACAAAGCACTTTCCGGCGCAGATACAGCCGCTATCGTGCAATCAACCATGAACGAGAGCCAGCTTGAAGCATTCAACCGCGATCTGGAACTCAACTACTCGGTTCAATCCCGTTCAAACACCCGCTACCGTGTGAATGCTTATCACGAGCAAGGCCGTGTCGGTTTAGTAATGCGTCGCATCAACCAAAATATTCCGAGCATAGAAGAACTTGCCCTGCCGTCCAAGCTCAAGGATCTCGCCCTGACCCCTCGCGGCCTGCTGATTCTCGCCGGCCCTACCGGTTCGGGTAAATCCACTTCGATGGCTGCCATGGTCGACTACCGCAACCAAAAAATTCCCGGCCACATCGTTACCATCGAAGACCCGATCGAATACCTTTACAAACCGCGCCGCTGCATCATTACCCAACGCGAAGTCGGTATCGACACCCCCGACTGGAAAATAGCCGTACAAAGTGCCATGCGCCAAGCGCCGGATGTCGTATGTATCGGTGAGGTGCGCAGCGAACACAGTATGGAATACGCGTTGCAACTGGCGCAAACCGGCCACTTGTGCGTGTTTACCATCCATGCCAACAATGCCTCGCAAGCCATCGAACGTATCATCAACTTCTATCCCGAAGAACGCCAACATCAAGTATTGATGGACTTGGCTTTGAATCTGATCGGCATTATCGGCCAACGTTTGATTATCAAAAAAGGCCGCAGCCAACGCACCGCCATCATCGATTTGCTGCTGAACACCCCTGCCATGCAGGATACGATTTTCAAAGGCGAGTTGATGGAAATCAAAGACTTGATGGTACGTTCCACCGTGGAAGGCATGCAGACGTTCGACCAAAACCTGTTCGACCTCTATCTCAAAGGTCAAGTCGAATACGACGAGGCTTTGCGCCAAGCGGACTCTCCCAACGACTTGCGCTTGCGCATCCAATTGCATGAAGAAGGCGACAGCCCGGAAAAACTGTACGACCGCATCAGCGATTTAAACCTGATGTAA